Part of the Lotus japonicus ecotype B-129 chromosome 6, LjGifu_v1.2 genome, AAATGCTTTTCTTAAATCGAATTTCATGttattatacaatatataatggGATTTATGTGTTTGATTTTTAATTGTAAGCTGGAGTAATTAATTCCTTTCCATTTACAATGCTCAGGTCCTTGAGAATAGCTTGGATCAACTAGACATCATTTTGCTGatttattatcaattttttatatcattCATTGCGAAACTGTGTAGAACCTCAAATTCTTTTCATAATGGAGTTGTTCTTATTTGATGGtttattatcaattttttatatcattCAGTGCATGATTTAATCTATACAGGTGTATGCTCTTCTATTTATGGCAACCGTTTAAATATTTTGGTCAATTGGTGtacatttatgtttttttaaaagcTGTCGTCATATTATTGTGCTGAATTatacttatttatttgtttataaagtatgaattaattgaaaaatgctcccccgtgcaacgcacgggtgaaaAATCTAGTATATGTGAAAAGctaaaacaacaaccattttcGAACGGACGAGTAACCTTTTGATTGGGCTGACCATATCTTTTTCAAACTAATATTAGTAGTTGTAAAAAAGTATTATTAGTTAACAGAATAAAGTGTaccataattattaaaaattttgaatttattatattttgaatttttctgATTAGAATTGTGAAGACACTTGGCCCTTGGGACCCTTATGTTTAAATTTAGTAAAATAaaggaatgaaaataaataaagggACACCACAGGCCACGGTGATAAAGACAAATGGACACACCGGCCATCAAAAGCCAGTTTTATTCTCAAACACGTAAAGGCACGGTGGGGCCAACCGCGTGGCATTTCCTTTCGTCGCAGCATTATTATCCCTCTCCCTCCTTATAAAATGGattttcattaaaataaaaattataaatggaTTTGATTTTGGTGCTAGTCATATGTATTTTCCGGTCActcgttagtttttttttacatcggaaaaataaattgcaaccGTTAGAAATTGATCAATGAACCTCTCCTACTTaactcatatgtccctcagCTTCTACCACTTAAGCTACCATTTACATTCCTTAGATACAAAACacgatattattattttaaaaatagtttcgccaCTTTGTAATTgtgaaaatataattatattatttatgtgtttgtaattgtgaaaatattttcttagTTCTGAAAATGCATTTCGCACTTTGTAAGTGTAGAGATATAAATACATTCTGCACTTATAAGTGTGGAAATATGAATACATTCCGCACTTATAAGTGTGAAAGTATTTTAACAAGTCTGGAAATGCATTCTGCACTTTGTAAGTGTAGAGACATGAATACATTCCGCACTCATAATTGTAGAAGTAATTTTACATGTTTGAGAATATGTTGCCCACTTTGTAAATGTGGAGACATGAATACATTCTGCGCTCATTAGTGTAGAAGTATTTTCTGGTGGGATACACTCATTGCATGTACATCAATTTTTCTTCTCCTCATATTAATCAATCACTTATCATAGATCGACTTTTTCTGTTAAATGAGAATTTCTTTTCTACATGATGAGGAGGCTCAATTTTGATAAAACTGGATGAAATAGATTGGTAGTTGCCTTAACATTGCTAGAATTTCAGTACTTGTGAATGACAGCTCAAGAAGAGAATTTAAGATGGAAAGAGATGTTCGACAAGGAGATCCTCTTGCTCCATTCTTATTCTTGATTGCTGCTCAGGGCTTATCCGGGTTGCTAAATAGTGCAATTCAATTGGGTAAATACAAGGGATACTCATTGGGGCAGAATGGTGAGGCGGTCATCTCCCTTCTCTAGTTCGCTGACGATACACTATTCGTTGGTGAAACTACAAATCGGAATGTTCTTGCGCTCAAATGTATTCTGTGTTGCTTTGAGCTTGCCTCTGGTCTAAAGGTAAACTTTAACAAGACTAAGTTGGTTGGTTTATCCACTAATAGTAGCAAATTACATCAAATGGCCAACGTGTTGAATTGTAAGATTGAATCCATCTCATTTACCTATCTTGGAATTCCGATTGGGTGCAACCCGCGGAGGATTCAATTTTGGGAACCAGTCATCAAGAAACTACAAGGTAAACTATATCGTTAGAAATAGAAGCAATTATCTTTTGGAGGGCGCTTATGTTTAATCCATAGTACCTTATTCTCCATTCCTCTATTTTTCCGTTCCCTCTTTAAATTTCCAGTTGGGGTAGATAAGAAATGTACTCAAATCATAGGAATTTCCTCTGGGGTGGCTATGATGGGGAACGTAAATTATCTTGGATCAAATGGGAAATTGTTTGCAAACCGAAGAAGTCAGGAGGACTTGGATTACGTGATTGGAAGTCCTTTAACATGGCCTTAATTGGTAAATGGCGTTGGAAGTTAATGCATGATAGATACAACTTTTGGAGCAAAGTTATAAGGGTTGAATATGCAATTCCTTGGGAAAATCGTCTAACTTATCGCCTCTGTAGGTTGCCTTCTCCTTGGTGGGGTGACCTTTTATCTTCCTGCACTTCTATGGAATTGGATCAATCTTACTGGTTTGATGGAGAACTGATACGAAAAGTTGGTGATGGTAATGAAACACGATTCTGGGAGGATAAATGGCTCGATGAGGAACCTCTAGCTAACACTTTAGGGAGGCTCAAATCATGTTGTATAAAGGACACGAGCTCTTGGAGTGGTGATTCGTGGTCCTGGAATCTCACATGGACTAGGCAGCTCCGTGATCATGAGCTAGAATGGGTTCTGAGTCTCAACAACCAATTGGAAGCAATTAATCTGAACGTGGGAACCTCAGATAAGTGGTTATGGAGTGTGGATCCAGAGGGGAGGTATTCAGTCAAGTCAGCCTACTCTTGGCAAAGGGATAATGAACTAGCGGAATCAATTCCAGAATTCGAGCGGCTTTGGAAAATTTACATTCCATTGAATGTCAAAGCTTTTATTTGGAGGGTGTTCTGGAACCGCATTCAGACGAAGGACAAAGGGGGAGTAATTCAAAGCTCTAATGATTCTAAATGTCTATTCAACAACATGGTGGAGGAATCAACCAATCATCTTCTCTTTAGCTGCCCTCTCTCCTACAAGGTATGTCAATTATGTTATGACTGGCTGAGATTTTCAGTAGCTCTTCCCTGCTGTAGTAGGTCCCATTTATTACAACATTCGGTGGGAATTACTAATAGAGGTAAAAAACTGGTTTGGGGGGCTGTTTGGGGGTCTAGGGTCTGGACTCTCTGGCTGCATAAGAATTCAATAATTTTTCGAAATGACTCCCTGATCCTGGAAAGGTGCTGGACATTATTCAAATGAGATATTGGAATTGGCTCTCTGCAAAAGAAAGGAAGTTTAGAGCTTCTCTTTATGAATGGTTGTCCAATCCATTGCTACGTCTACctagcttgtaacaaatatgCTACCTCGAGGCTCTTGAATAGTTAGTCTTGAGTGAATGAATGACTATTACCCTCAGATCCAAACACTTAGTATGATGATGGGTTTGGAGGAGTATAGGCTAACTTTGCTGAgtctatttttcttatttctctCATTTTACTTGTATTTCCCCTACTCTCTCCTATCTTTGTATATGGGTTAGACATGCCTTGTGCTCTTATCAATATACTTCTTgcttatcaatttttttatgatagATCGATTCTAATTGTATCACatcatatatatttattttttcactatttaatcaattaattaacTATTGATGCTTAGTTTAAGTATTAAATTTGATTCTTttaacaaaatatattaaattttgatttccttttttggaatttattcttattttcaaaaatatttacaAGTTACAAATTTGAATCCACCCACATTTTATTAGGATGGGGTAAATATTAATTTGTTGTAAGTGATAAagtctgatttttttttggtacaactgATGAGAAATTAAATACTCTGAAAAATTATTGGGACACTTCAATTCAACCTTTAATAAATGTTaaatttatcaaaataaaaataaaaattgagggTAATTTGAAATGCACGTTTTAACCCTTCACTCTATCTATTTATAACTGATGATATTAAATgggtcaaaaataaaaaaatagatattctgatttgatgaatttttttatagataatTACGatgattaaaaatatttatatgacacaaacGGCATGACTAATTGATCCAAGTGATACATGCTTGATTTCCTTTATGCATGGTCTCGGGTTCGAATCTTGtagatgagaaaaaaaaaacccgcCAAGAGAGTGTATTAGAAAAATATTGTTTTCACATCTCTTTTTAAGGTGAAGAGAGGTAGaaggatgagagagatagaaagaaaataaaatgtaagagagagaaagtatgggatatgatagatgataagatgagagaaatagaaataaaaatgagtggaaATGAGAGAGTTTGCCCCAATGGTATGGATGTTCCCACCTCGAATATGATTGCCTTCAAAGTAGGGGTATACAGGATCCGACCCTGTCTATTGACCCGTCATGTCCCATGTCCCTTAGACTTGTATCTCGTCGGGTTTCTTCGGGTCTAGAAATGAGTTCGAGTATAAAAATTTGATCCTATCAATATTTAGGGTCGAGTAGAAGTCAAGTCCAACCAATCCCAACCCGTCCTACATCTCTCCTTACCCACTAAACTCAAAACTTGATTTTGtatattttcattaattttaagTTTCAAAGTGaactaattttatattttttgcgcTAGTTTAGTATTTTGTTATGAAAAACTTCACTTTTAAGTAGTGTCTttcataatttattaatatgataaaaaattaattttttacgAAATGATAAGTATTCATAATTTCttattgaaatttaaaatatacaTGCAATTTGTCCTTTGGGCAAACCCATACTCGTCATTTTGTGACCTGATCTACGTTGAACCCACATCTATCAGGTCCAGTGGCAGATCCAGGACCCCGAGGttagggggttcaaatttttcaaatgaaaatgtCGGTAAAGTATAATAAAAAACtactttaatatatttatacatcagaaattgTACAAGTCATAGTTGTTCTCTACGTGATTTTATATTCTGAAATCGTTGAACAACTTACACTAGCACTAGCGATCATACATAAAACTTgcagaaaaatataaaagcgaCATTCTCTTATCATTTTACTTACTAACGAAAATAGCAGCCAAATAAgtaaaaacagagaaaaaagtACCCGTCACTTGAGATATTAACAGCGGTGTTTCAACTCATTGCTATTCATGTAGTAAAAAACATTCACTCATTCAGCGGAGATTAcgtgtgatgatgatgatttcaatGCAGATTTCTTCATCTATCCCCATCAATATTTTGCAAAATATCTTAGTTTAAATTAACCAACTGAGGTGAGAAATCTAAACTGAAAACACCATAAACATATACTATTTTCATTGAACGTTTCCAATTCAGAAAAGATCAGATAAAGGAATAATTCGATTGTCTTCAAGAACTAAGTAACTAACTCAAAACAGAAAAATTGAACAAAGGAAACATAATTTGAGATTGAACTATTTTGCAGACGATGATTCTGATTGCAGTTCTCACTTCTCAATTGGGTGAGACTTAGGGTAGCGAGAGAAAGAGGGTGAGTGATTGAGTGCCcgtgtgtgagagagagtgagaggagtaAGTGAGTGTGAATCTTTGGTGCAAATAAGTGCAAAACTTAGTCTACtagtatattttaaaatttttagggggttcaaaaaaatattatataaggctgtaagttcaattttttttgtaggGACATGTTCAGGTTTAAAAACTGACACAGTCAATATTTATGACCGAGTAAAAGTCAAGTTGAACTCGTTCCATGAACACCCCTACCCCGAACCCCAAAGGAGAACAACTTTGTCttagaaaaaatatttatgggacgaccaaaaaataaaaataattaatgaacCATGTCATTTTCAAAGTATTATTATTAGTAGttttagaaaaggaaaaagtgtGTTTTATCCGGTCACAGTCACACAGTCTCACAGAGACACAGGAATGAATGAGCACACTGCGCACCCACTCTCAATCCTCTCACATTCCTCCAACCTCCTCACTTATACCACCGTTAATCTCAGCATTTGCTTTCACTAATCACCCCCTAATCGCTGCTTAATCACTCACCTTTCTGCTGCTAGATCTCGATCTCCGATGTGGTTGTTGCTGCTCCTCCTGTGCTTGTTCTCGCCGCCGCTGGCTCACGCAATGCCGGTTCGAACCACCTTCTCCGCCAGGCTGGTTCACCGATTCTCCGAAGAATTGAAGCCGGTTCGTGCTCCCACCGGTTCCTGGCCGGACCGGAAGAGCTTCGGCTACTACAAGATGCTTCTCAGCAACGATTATCTCCGCCACAAGATCCGCCTCGGCGGCGCGCGCCACCAGCTCCTCTTCCCTTCTCACGGTAGCAAAACGATGTCGCTTGGTAACGACTTTGGCTggtaactaactaactaactaactaactaactcttCATTGTTCTTTGTTGCTAGTTTGAAGGTAGAAAGAAACTAGAAACGACGTGGTTTTGAATCTGAATACTCGTTTTGTGCTTGATTGTGATTAGGTTATATTACACGTGGATTGATATAGGAACACCGAGCATTTCGTTTCTTGTAGCGTTGGATGCAGGGAGTGATCTCCTTTGGGTTCCGTGTGATTGCATACAGTGTGCTCCTTTGTCTTCAAGTTACTATTCCAATCTGGTATGCTTCTCCATCTTCTTTTTTCATTGTTGGTTTTTTTCAGTTCTAATTATAGAAATTACAATCactttgttttctgttttttttttttaatttttttatgcaaaTAATTAGAATAATAAACAGTGTTGTTAATTGCGGATGGCGAAAAATAGTGGAAGTAAGAAATCCACTATTTCAAGCCCTCAAAGTGGAAAGTAGCGAACCAAGTAggttggtgtagtggttcagcacttcatcctttagccaagtggttgggggttcaaatcccaactcttgcgaatagaaaaaactcttggccagccccctaccgcttagtacgctgaccgtggggcgagAGATTAGTCTCACTACTGTCGGATGTGGagataccttggtcaagacaaaaaaaaaagtggaaagTAGCGGAGTAACGGTGAGCCCTCAGAGCGCTAAGCTATAGCATAGCGTAGCTATAACTGCTATTTGGCTACACTGATAATAaataagttgtttttaatttccTTACAAAATTTTGAAAGCAAGAAACAAATTACGATGTGGAAACTGGAAATGCAATCAGTAAGCTTTTATATTTTAAACCAAACAAGCCTCTAGTTTATTGaacttaataaaataaatgatgcACCAGCACAATCCTGTCATGCAAATTTCAAAACCTTGATTGGaggaatttttttattacactAACACATGACAGGACATAGAACTTTTGATGGTGCATATGTTTGAGTGAAATTTTTAGGGAAAATGATCTGCATTCTGCAGTACGAAATGAAAATTCGTATCACATTGCTAAGAGTTTTAATTGGTCAATCATTCTTTATTTTGAAATTCGTCATTGTATGGTGTGTTATTAACCACCTATTAGAAACTTACAGCTTGTCATTCGTGAGTTTCTTACTCAAAATCCTTCGGTTTAAGTAGCATTGCTCAATTTTTAGAGTGTAAGCTAAGAATTGGCAACAGGTTTAGCACTTAATTCAAATAATTGATTGGCAGGTGCTCCCTGATATATGGGGCATCTATTATGCAGGATAAAGATCTGAATGAGTTTAGTCCGTCTCGTTCGTTATCTAGCAAGCATCTAACTTGCAGCCATCGGTTATGTGATGTGGGTTCAAATTGTAAGAGTTCCAAGCAGCAGTGTCCCTACACGGTCAATTACTTATCAGAGGATACATCAAGTTCTGGATTGTTAGTTGAGGACATACTGCATCTTCAATCAGGGGATGACGGCGTATCAAACTCTTCTGTCCAGGCTTCAATTGTTATTGGGTATGGTTGATTGATCATGTCTTTGTCATTTAACATTACTTTGCCtgatgtttatttttttaaaataaaaaattctggTCTTTTTGTCTAGCATAAATTTTGTTTAATGCAGGTGTGGTATGAAGCAAAGTGGTGGTTATTTGGATGGGGTTGCTCCAGATGGTGTCATGGGTTTGGGACCTGGGGAAAGTTCAGTTCCAAGTTTTTTGGCCAAATCAGGATTAATCAAggattctttttccttttgcttTAATGAAGATGATTCTGGTAGACTATTCTTTGGAGACAAGGGAACTAACACCCAACAGTCTACTTCATTCTTGCCATTGGATGGAACATTGTATGATACTCTGTACTGCAAATTAGTTAAAATCCTTCCACTGTACTAAAATTGTTTAGAAAATAGTGTCATGCTAATTATGATAAATTTCCTGGTCAGTTCAACCTACATCATTGGAGTGGAGGCATGTTGTATTGGGAATTCATGTCTTAAAATGACAAGTTTTAAGGCTCAGGTTGATAGTGGAACGTCATTTACATTTCTTCCCGGTCATGCATATGGAGCAATAACGGAGGAGGTACTTAGTTTTTTTATGTCCATGATTTTAAATTTCTTCTCAGCCtgaaatgattttatttgaaacagttcGATAAACAAGTAAATGCTTCGAGATCTAGCTTTGAAGGATCTCCTTGGGAGTATTGTTATCCATCCAGGTGAAATTTCTTGATTAATCATTGTCTGCCATTGTCTATTTGGTGTTTGGTTTCCAATTGCTAGAAAATTCTAGTCTTTTTGATGGCTCTGtttattttattgaaatagTTCGGAACAGTTGCCAAAGGTTCCCAGCTTAACACTCATGTTCCAACAGAATAACAGTTTTGTGGTCTATAATCCTGTGTTCACATTCTATGACAATCAGGTGGGTGTGGATTAAGTGATTCCTTAATTTGTTCCCCCTTTCCTGTGTTCACATGTCTAGAAGTAAAAGATATGATAATACTATCATGGACTAAAATTTTGAAAGTCACCTAGAAATACTTCCCTTGAGTTTAACCCAAAAGAAAAGTAAGAATTGTTAGTTTTTTAAGAAATATACTTTTCTCTAGTTCTACTTTGCAACAGAACGGAATTTGTATCAAACATTACTTGCATACTCATTTTGCACTGCCATTTTGTCCCAACTCTCAAGCCTCACATTTTGTCATGCATTATTACTGGGTGAATTTATAGCTCTGAACTGCTTAAATCCTTACCTATGTTTTTAGAGTCACTCCTCTATCTCCAAGTGGTCTATTGTGGCAGCTCAGGAATTTGTCGAAAATTTGAATTGTAAAGTTTTTTGGATATGTTCTTTTTCTAGTTTATGGACTGAAGTTCCATTTCAACAAATGCATATAAGGTGGTTCCGCATTAAGTTTGCTGCCTTGCGAAAATCTTGTGATAAAGACTATATTTTCTAGAGTTGCACTGCATCCAGTAACTACTCCTATTACAGATTTTGCTAAATTATGAGGATTGTTTTATGTACAGGGAGTTGTTGGATTTTGCTTAGCCATACAGCCAACCGAAGGGGATATGGGAACAATTGGACGTAAGTTTACATATTTATCTGTAAAAATCTACTAGTTACCACCCACTCCAGAGTCTAGAGAAAAGGATATTTTGATCTTAAGTTAAAACTTACAAAATCTTTTGCAGAGAACTTCATGACGGGATACCGATTGGTTTTTGATAGGGAAAACAAAAATCTAGCATGGTCACCCTCAAATTGTGAGTCATTTTACTTCTCAATGAAAATGTGCTAATATTTGATTATATTCTCTTGTCAGGTGCATCCAAAGACATAACATGCCTTACTTTAAATTTATATGCTACTATATTTTAGCTTAAGTTCAAACCAAGTAATTTAGTGTGTTAATTAAGTGTAATGTGAACGAAATTTCATTCCAATCCACAAGAAGAGTTCCGTTCACTTGTTCTGTTGAAGTGTGTTAATGTCAATTTTTCCCGGTGCATATGGATATCCAAACATTGCTTTAGGCTATGACACTGACTCATTGACTCCTAGGTCTTTCTATATATGTGAAGTATATTTTTGCTACCCTTTGTTTCTTCAGTCCCTCCCTGCATCTATATTCCTTTCTCTTATACAGTCTCTACATGCATCTGTAGGTCAGGATCTCAGTCTAGGTAAGAGGATGCCCCTCTCTCCTCCAAACAAGACATCATCAGCCCCATTGCCAACAGATGAGCAGCAAAGAACCAATGGACATGCGGTTGCTCCAGCTATTGCTGGAAGAGCTTCTCCCAAACCCTCAGCTGCTCCATCTCGGATCATTTCATGCCAGCTACATTATTGGCACAGCTACTGGTTTCTTCTATTTCAACTTTTGTCAGCCTTCTACTGAGATCCCTGCATTCCCATGTATTTCTTGTAGCCTATGATAGCATTACATGTATATGTAAATCTTCCTCCATTTTGTCTCTCTAGCCTTGTAATTATTTCAGAGCTTATAAAACCCAATGCTGTTATTTTTTAACTTGTCAGCATTATATTCCTAGCCCTTGCTATGAACCATTTTTCTATAAGATCCTGCACTTTGTCAAGTGAGGTTATGTAAATTAATTTGTTTGGTGTTTTTCTGGAGactgattttttgtttttaattcatttttttttcaatcacaACCCCTTTTTATGTTACGTTGTTATTTTTCTTATTGAGTAATGCTAGTTATTACAAAACTGTGATATTACTACACGCGAACTTAACATGTgcttgttagaatataatataaaaccattcatgtggccTTTACTCAAAAGTTATTCCATGTCAAGTAACAATTTatccccaaaagcttaagctgttgggtaagagCCGCAAggatgattttatattatattctaacagtgCTATTTGCTAGCAAAACTCTGACGTTTATAACCATACAAGTTGATTTTGGTGGTTGAAAAGTCGCTGTCATTTAGTTTAAAATTCTTGTAGTCTAAAATATCATGCGGAGTTTTTATGAAATAAACATGAATATTGGATATTGAAAGAATATGATATCTGTATGTATGGAAAGAGAACATATACTTATACATCATACTTAATATAGATAGGCTTCTAGGTAaagttttcaaatttcaatagcCAGTAGCCTCCGAGGATACAAACTGTCTGCATGTCAAATGTTGCATTTGATACCTTGTAATTATGATAGTGTACGTAAATACTTCATATCATGTGAGCCAGTTGTTCCAAGCAAGAACCATGAGGTTTTATGCATAACCAATGTTTGAAGCATGGTTTACATCATGAACAAGGCATATTCATAATCCTGGGCTAGCGAATCCATGAAGGTTGCAGCTGCAATGCACGACCATGATGGCACACGACACGACTGAGCTCCCCTCCATTTATATAGTAACCATTtataatttttgaaaaatataataaaatagaaataatGAATTCAAAACAGAATTCATTGGTCGTGCGGAGTCGTGTCTGAAATGAGTCTTGTGTTTCAGAAGAATACGTACATACACCTTATTCtatgtttattattttttgaagtACGTATTAGTTAAATACTGCATGCAATGCCTTGAGACAACTGAAATTAACATCAACTATTCCTATGTTTAGTCAACAACATCAActttacactttgtttggtaggatagagagagatagagaagagagagtagaagagagagaggttgagtagagagaaatatgtgagaaatagagtagatttattGGGTTGTTTGGTATCGtagagataaagaagagagagatgagaaataatgatgtggaagagagagaaaaagttgacttttgattaaaataataattttaaataaaaaaatgtctcAGATGCAAATAGTGACGGttttaaaaccgccactaattgcAAGAatcgaacaaaaaaaaaagtgacacAGCCCCCATCTCTTCGCAATTTGCGAAGAGATGAAAAAGGGGGATTTTCTCACCCCCAATCTAtctcctatctctctctcttgcaAACCAAACAAGATTACTTCTCCCAtctcttctatctctctctttcttgcATCTCTCTCTTGTATCTCTCGTTCACCAAACATAGTGTTAACTTTAGTGTGTTGCACAATGTTTTGACCTTACAGGGTTACATCTTAGACACATGtttgttgggggggggggggggggtggggATTTAATATGCACAAGATTTTTTTTGCAACTCTGCACAAGGATGGGCTGAACAGGTATAtgtatttttcatttaaaaaaaaatattttattttcatttttggaaaaaaaataaaaaaattccagCACCTCTCTTCTTCCCCTTCCAAACTTGCTCTCCACCACAACTCTCCCATCAACTACTGTGCATCCCGCCACAACTGCCACCCCCACCACCAGATCTGGAGATCTAGAGCCGCTGTGTCACCATCAACCTACACCCACCATGATCATCTTCATCGTCCATACCCACCAGAACCTAGGCCATCAGATTCCACCCAAACCTCCACCTTCCCTCAACTCAGAGTATCTCAAAGTTGTCTCAAACCCACCCAAAACACCAAAAgaaggtgcccactagggtggacaagtATCAAACTAGACCAGGGTTCTACACCATAGATATATGAATATTTTAAGTGTGTGGTCAGGATGTTGAACCTTGAACTTAGCAATCAGGTGAAGAAGGCTTTACtcatagaattttgaaaatttgcTAAGGCCCCCCTGTACCTTTGTATCACGACTCTCTCTGATGTCAAATTGGGTGTGGTGCCTCGCCTGTTTGCACAACCCAAACCCGAGATTTCACCATACTTGTTTCGTGCGACACGAGGAAGCTCTGCCACGCTAACCTTGTCCTACGCGGACTCCTCCTTCGTGGAGGGGAACCTCGCCACGGAGACATTCTTTGTCGGAGGGAATAAACAGCCCGGGATTGTGTTTGGGTGCATGGATTCTGGGTACAGCTCCGACGCCGGAGAGGACGCGAAGACAACCAGGTTGATGGGTATGAGTTGCGGGTCGCTGTCGTTCGTTACGCAAATGGGGCTCCCAAAATTCGCGTACTGCATCTCCGGCCACGACGCCTCCGACGTGTTGCTCCTCGTTGCCGTCTCGTTGCCGTGGCTGGGTCCT contains:
- the LOC130724459 gene encoding aspartic proteinase-like protein 1 isoform X1, encoding MWLLLLLLCLFSPPLAHAMPVRTTFSARLVHRFSEELKPVRAPTGSWPDRKSFGYYKMLLSNDYLRHKIRLGGARHQLLFPSHGSKTMSLGNDFGWLYYTWIDIGTPSISFLVALDAGSDLLWVPCDCIQCAPLSSSYYSNLDKDLNEFSPSRSLSSKHLTCSHRLCDVGSNCKSSKQQCPYTVNYLSEDTSSSGLLVEDILHLQSGDDGVSNSSVQASIVIGCGMKQSGGYLDGVAPDGVMGLGPGESSVPSFLAKSGLIKDSFSFCFNEDDSGRLFFGDKGTNTQQSTSFLPLDGTFSTYIIGVEACCIGNSCLKMTSFKAQVDSGTSFTFLPGHAYGAITEEFDKQVNASRSSFEGSPWEYCYPSSSEQLPKVPSLTLMFQQNNSFVVYNPVFTFYDNQGVVGFCLAIQPTEGDMGTIGQNFMTGYRLVFDRENKNLAWSPSNCQDLSLGKRMPLSPPNKTSSAPLPTDEQQRTNGHAVAPAIAGRASPKPSAAPSRIISCQLHYWHSYWFLLFQLLSAFY
- the LOC130724459 gene encoding aspartic proteinase-like protein 1 isoform X2, with amino-acid sequence MQGVISFGFRVIAYSVLLCLQVTIPIWCSLIYGASIMQDKDLNEFSPSRSLSSKHLTCSHRLCDVGSNCKSSKQQCPYTVNYLSEDTSSSGLLVEDILHLQSGDDGVSNSSVQASIVIGCGMKQSGGYLDGVAPDGVMGLGPGESSVPSFLAKSGLIKDSFSFCFNEDDSGRLFFGDKGTNTQQSTSFLPLDGTFSTYIIGVEACCIGNSCLKMTSFKAQVDSGTSFTFLPGHAYGAITEEFDKQVNASRSSFEGSPWEYCYPSSSEQLPKVPSLTLMFQQNNSFVVYNPVFTFYDNQGVVGFCLAIQPTEGDMGTIGQNFMTGYRLVFDRENKNLAWSPSNCQDLSLGKRMPLSPPNKTSSAPLPTDEQQRTNGHAVAPAIAGRASPKPSAAPSRIISCQLHYWHSYWFLLFQLLSAFY